In Phaeobacter piscinae, one genomic interval encodes:
- the cobM gene encoding precorrin-4 C(11)-methyltransferase: MTVHFIGAGPGAADLLTLRGRDIIASCPVCLYAGSLVPEEILSHCPADAKIINTAAMDLEAIVGEIKAAHEAGQDVARLHSGDLSVWSAMGEQLRRLKAEGIPVSVTPGVPSFAAAAAALGTELTLPGLGQSVVLTRTPGRASSMPEGESLENFAKTGATLAIHLSIGNLDHVVESLTPHYGADCPVAVVYRASWPDQQIHRATLETLKDSLDEKISRTALILVGPVLKGEGFDESCLYSADYDRRYRPQSADSPWSSWSHGDD; encoded by the coding sequence ATGACCGTTCACTTCATTGGCGCCGGACCGGGCGCTGCCGACCTTCTGACCCTGCGCGGGCGCGACATCATCGCGTCCTGCCCGGTGTGCCTCTATGCCGGTTCGCTAGTGCCGGAGGAAATCCTGAGCCACTGCCCGGCGGATGCCAAGATTATCAACACGGCGGCGATGGATCTGGAGGCCATCGTGGGTGAGATCAAGGCGGCGCATGAGGCTGGTCAGGACGTCGCCCGCCTGCATTCGGGCGATCTGTCAGTGTGGTCGGCGATGGGCGAGCAGCTGCGCCGCCTGAAAGCCGAGGGCATTCCGGTATCAGTCACCCCCGGGGTGCCGTCCTTTGCCGCTGCTGCGGCGGCGCTGGGGACCGAGCTGACCCTGCCCGGCCTTGGCCAGTCGGTAGTGCTGACCCGTACGCCGGGGCGGGCGTCCTCAATGCCGGAAGGTGAATCGCTGGAGAATTTTGCCAAGACCGGCGCCACGCTGGCGATCCATCTGTCTATCGGCAATCTGGATCATGTGGTCGAGAGCCTCACGCCCCATTATGGCGCAGATTGCCCGGTGGCGGTGGTGTACCGCGCCAGCTGGCCGGATCAGCAGATCCACCGCGCCACGCTGGAGACACTCAAGGACTCGCTGGACGAGAAGATCTCCCGCACGGCGCTCATTCTGGTGGGGCCGGTGCTGAAGGGCGAAGGCTTTGACGAAAGCTGCCTCTACTCTGCCGATTACGACCGCCGCTACCGGCCGCAAAGCGCCGACAGCCCATGGTCCAGCTGGAGCCATGGCGATGACTGA
- the tmk gene encoding dTMP kinase, with the protein MTAARTGAAADGAAPYSGLFVTFEGIDGSGKSTQCRLLAEALQAQGIEVVLTREPGGSDGAEEIRRLVLEGDPDRWSAETELLLFTAARRDHMERRILPALAAGKVVVCDRFADSTRMYQGLSRGDLRQSVDQLHSLMIGHEPDLTILIDMDPAKGLARAKGRQGSEERFEDFGLDLQQRMRAGFLALAQEFADRFRVIDGDRPMDSVARDVLKVVSTALPASEGDAGA; encoded by the coding sequence GTGACAGCGGCCAGGACCGGCGCCGCTGCGGATGGCGCAGCCCCCTATTCCGGCCTCTTCGTCACCTTTGAGGGGATCGATGGCTCCGGCAAATCGACGCAATGTCGGCTGCTGGCGGAGGCCTTGCAGGCGCAGGGGATTGAGGTTGTCCTGACCCGTGAACCCGGCGGGTCAGACGGCGCGGAGGAGATCCGCCGTCTGGTGCTGGAGGGGGACCCCGACCGCTGGTCGGCGGAGACGGAGCTGTTGCTGTTCACCGCAGCGCGGCGCGATCATATGGAACGGCGGATCCTGCCTGCGCTGGCCGCGGGCAAAGTGGTGGTCTGTGACCGCTTTGCCGATAGCACGCGAATGTATCAGGGGCTGTCGCGCGGGGATCTGCGCCAGAGTGTGGATCAGTTGCACAGCCTGATGATCGGCCATGAACCGGATCTGACCATCCTGATCGACATGGACCCGGCCAAGGGGCTGGCGCGGGCCAAGGGCCGGCAGGGCAGCGAAGAACGGTTCGAGGATTTTGGTCTGGATCTGCAACAGCGGATGCGTGCCGGGTTTCTGGCATTGGCACAGGAATTTGCCGACCGGTTTCGCGTCATCGACGGGGATCGCCCGATGGACAGCGTCGCGCGCGATGTACTGAAAGTTGTCTCCACCGCCCTGCCCGCGTCAGAGGGAGACGCAGGCGCATGA
- a CDS encoding cobyrinate a,c-diamide synthase encodes MTDMTPPGLMISAPSSGTGKTTVMLGLLRALAEDGLVVQPYKSGPDYIDPAFHLAAAKRPSFNLDTWAMDAGLLDAVTGQAAGAEICIGEGSMGLYDGVATRGQSGFGSSAETAKRMGWPVVLVVDVGGQAQSAAATALGFKNYDPDLPFAGVILNRVASPRHERLTRLGMEKAGIKVLGSLPRRGDLALPERHLGLIQAVEHPDLEAAIAGYASFLREHVDMEAIKSAALSGAAPAAASLPTPPAQRIALARDAAFSFTYPHLLTGWRAAGAEILPFSPLADEAPAADADLVWLPGGYPELHGGTLAAAETFRAGVRKHAETKPVHGECGGYMALGEALIDKAGTRHQMLGLLGLVTSYEKRKFHLGYRRAILQAGMPGFEAGTALRGHEFHYSTILEEPDAPLANVMDADGNPVPETGSIKGHVTGTFFHLITGEQG; translated from the coding sequence ATGACTGATATGACCCCTCCCGGACTGATGATTTCCGCGCCCTCCTCGGGCACCGGCAAAACCACCGTGATGCTGGGCCTGCTGCGGGCGCTCGCTGAGGATGGCCTTGTGGTGCAGCCCTACAAGAGCGGGCCGGATTACATCGACCCGGCGTTTCATCTGGCAGCAGCGAAACGGCCCAGTTTCAACCTCGACACCTGGGCGATGGACGCAGGCCTCTTGGATGCGGTCACCGGACAGGCGGCAGGCGCGGAAATCTGCATCGGCGAAGGCTCCATGGGGCTGTATGACGGGGTAGCGACACGCGGGCAGTCGGGCTTTGGTTCCTCTGCCGAGACCGCCAAGCGCATGGGCTGGCCGGTCGTGCTGGTGGTTGATGTGGGCGGTCAGGCGCAATCGGCGGCGGCCACGGCGCTGGGGTTCAAGAACTATGATCCTGACCTGCCTTTTGCCGGGGTCATTCTGAACCGGGTTGCCAGCCCGCGGCATGAGCGGCTGACGCGATTGGGCATGGAGAAGGCCGGGATCAAGGTGCTGGGTTCCCTGCCCCGGCGTGGCGATCTGGCGCTGCCAGAGCGGCATCTGGGCCTCATTCAGGCGGTGGAACATCCGGATCTGGAAGCCGCGATTGCAGGCTATGCGTCCTTCCTGCGTGAGCATGTGGATATGGAGGCGATCAAATCGGCGGCACTGTCGGGGGCGGCCCCTGCGGCTGCCAGCTTGCCCACGCCGCCCGCCCAGCGGATTGCACTGGCGCGGGATGCGGCGTTTTCCTTCACCTATCCGCATCTTCTGACCGGCTGGCGCGCGGCGGGGGCAGAGATCCTGCCGTTCTCGCCGCTGGCGGATGAGGCCCCGGCGGCGGACGCCGATCTGGTCTGGCTGCCCGGTGGCTACCCTGAGCTGCATGGCGGCACGCTGGCGGCGGCGGAGACCTTCCGCGCGGGCGTTCGCAAACATGCCGAGACCAAGCCGGTGCATGGTGAGTGCGGCGGCTATATGGCGCTGGGGGAGGCACTGATCGACAAGGCGGGCACCCGCCACCAGATGCTGGGGCTGCTGGGCCTCGTGACCTCTTACGAGAAGCGCAAATTCCACCTCGGCTACCGCCGCGCCATTCTGCAGGCGGGGATGCCCGGCTTTGAGGCAGGCACGGCGTTGCGCGGGCATGAATTCCATTATTCCACCATTCTGGAAGAACCCGACGCGCCGCTGGCCAATGTCATGGACGCTGACGGCAACCCGGTGCCAGAGACTGGTTCCATCAAGGGCCATGTCACCGGCACCTTCTTCCATCTGATCACCGGAGAGCAGGGATGA
- a CDS encoding TatD family hydrolase produces the protein MTESLSPMPPSITDSHCHLDFPDFEGELDALIARAAEAGVTRMVTICTKLRNEPTVRAIAEAHAPIFYAAGTHPMSAADEPLVSVDELVALAQHPKFVGIGETGLDYHYTAESAEVQKTSLRTHITAARETGLPLIIHARAADEDMAAILRDEMAKGAYTCVMHCFSSSPELARAALDLGFYLSMSGIAAFPKSQELRDIFAAAPMERILVETDAPYLAPPPYRGKRNEPAYTAHTARVGAEVFGVDYADFAAQTQANFDRLFWKAAKYEAAA, from the coding sequence ATGACCGAGAGCCTTTCCCCCATGCCCCCGTCCATTACGGACAGCCATTGCCATCTGGATTTTCCCGATTTCGAGGGTGAGCTGGACGCGCTGATTGCGCGGGCAGCTGAGGCCGGTGTGACCCGCATGGTCACCATCTGCACCAAACTGCGCAATGAGCCCACTGTGCGCGCCATCGCCGAGGCGCATGCGCCGATCTTCTATGCCGCGGGCACCCACCCGATGAGTGCCGCAGACGAGCCGCTGGTGTCGGTGGACGAGCTGGTGGCGCTGGCGCAGCATCCGAAATTTGTCGGCATTGGCGAGACCGGGCTGGATTATCACTATACCGCCGAGAGTGCGGAGGTGCAGAAGACCTCGCTCAGAACTCATATTACGGCGGCGCGGGAAACCGGCCTGCCGCTGATCATCCACGCCCGCGCGGCGGATGAGGATATGGCCGCCATCCTGCGCGATGAAATGGCCAAGGGCGCCTATACCTGTGTGATGCATTGCTTCTCCTCCTCGCCTGAACTGGCACGGGCGGCGCTGGATCTTGGGTTTTACCTGTCGATGTCGGGCATCGCCGCCTTCCCCAAGAGCCAGGAGCTGCGCGATATCTTTGCCGCTGCCCCGATGGAGCGGATTCTGGTGGAAACTGACGCGCCCTATCTGGCGCCGCCGCCCTATCGCGGCAAACGCAATGAACCGGCCTACACCGCCCATACCGCCCGCGTGGGCGCAGAGGTGTTTGGTGTGGATTACGCCGATTTCGCCGCCCAGACACAGGCCAATTTTGACCGGCTGTTCTGGAAGGCTGCCAAATATGAGGCCGCCGCCTGA
- a CDS encoding SPOR domain-containing protein, with protein sequence MSTSKHSAKGQGSSRRGRRLAAALTGLMILGACEEGPGLAFLKPKPQGDGAVTPSSSTRLVEREVEAPEVFQVTEAGLWDGRPSLGGVWVAHPDAEDPEQVIIRNQANGKFVIGALFRREREIPGPRLQVSSDASEALGMLAGAPVELNVTALRREKVADPEQPAEVILEEADVALADGGDIDTQPLDPIAGAAAAIDAAAPTAVAPAQAEAPAVASTATKAAAASSSLNKPYIQIGIFSVEANAKRTADQMRNAGLMPSVLSQSSNGKPFWRVLVGPAQSKSERSQLLKSVKDVGFSDAYAVTN encoded by the coding sequence ATGTCGACAAGCAAACACAGCGCCAAAGGCCAAGGGTCTTCGCGCCGGGGCCGACGGCTTGCGGCGGCACTGACCGGGCTGATGATCCTCGGCGCCTGCGAAGAAGGCCCCGGATTGGCCTTCCTGAAACCAAAGCCACAGGGAGACGGCGCCGTCACCCCCTCCAGCAGCACCCGCCTGGTCGAACGCGAGGTGGAGGCACCGGAGGTGTTTCAGGTGACCGAAGCGGGTCTTTGGGATGGGCGCCCCTCGCTGGGCGGGGTCTGGGTGGCGCATCCAGATGCCGAAGATCCCGAACAGGTGATCATCCGCAATCAGGCGAATGGCAAATTTGTGATCGGTGCGCTGTTCCGGCGTGAGCGGGAAATTCCCGGTCCCCGGCTGCAGGTGTCCTCCGATGCGTCCGAAGCTCTGGGCATGTTGGCGGGTGCACCGGTTGAACTGAATGTAACCGCGCTGCGCCGCGAAAAAGTCGCGGATCCGGAACAACCTGCGGAGGTCATCCTTGAGGAGGCCGATGTCGCTCTTGCCGATGGCGGCGATATCGACACGCAGCCCTTGGACCCAATCGCTGGTGCTGCGGCGGCCATTGACGCGGCGGCCCCGACCGCTGTTGCGCCTGCGCAGGCAGAAGCACCCGCCGTGGCCTCAACCGCAACCAAGGCCGCAGCAGCCAGTTCCTCTCTGAACAAACCCTATATTCAGATCGGTATTTTCAGTGTTGAGGCCAATGCCAAACGCACCGCCGATCAGATGCGCAATGCCGGGCTTATGCCCTCAGTCCTGTCCCAGTCCAGCAACGGAAAACCGTTCTGGCGGGTGCTGGTCGGGCCGGCCCAATCGAAATCCGAACGCAGTCAGCTGCTGAAGAGCGTCAAGGACGTCGGCTTCTCCGATGCCTATGCGGTCACCAATTGA
- a CDS encoding D-alanyl-D-alanine carboxypeptidase family protein: MTFLPSPLRSALKLTCAAGLLVSLSALSATAFDTRARAAYVLDQETDTVLLAKNADLALPPASMSKLMTLYVAFEAIRDGRLTLDERLPVSEHAMSYKGSTMFLNTQDRVRVEDLLRGIIVLSGNDACVVLAEALSPDGTEAGFARYMTKRAQEMGMENSTFANSNGWPAAGHRMSVEDLAILAEKLIEDFPQYYPLFAEREFEFDGRAPSNVRNRNPLLGLGIGADGLKTGHTSEAGYGLVGSAAQGDRRVIFVITGLDSTTARAEEAEALVNWSFRQFAKKTVAKAGVPVAEAEVWRGAEATVGLVPAEDLTVLLPALAGREITGEVVYTGPIDAPIEKGQQLAELVLQPDELPEVRLPLVAEKDIPTGGFPVRVKTAAEVLVKRFLSGPEASQ, encoded by the coding sequence ATGACCTTTCTCCCCTCTCCGCTTCGCTCTGCTTTGAAATTGACCTGTGCGGCTGGCCTGTTGGTCAGCCTTTCGGCGCTGTCGGCTACGGCCTTTGATACCCGCGCGCGCGCCGCCTATGTGCTGGATCAGGAGACCGATACCGTGCTGCTGGCCAAGAACGCCGATCTGGCGCTACCGCCTGCGTCGATGTCGAAGCTGATGACGCTTTATGTGGCGTTTGAGGCGATCCGTGATGGCCGCCTGACACTGGATGAGCGGCTGCCGGTCAGCGAACACGCCATGAGCTACAAAGGCTCGACCATGTTCCTCAACACCCAGGATCGGGTCCGGGTGGAGGATCTCTTGCGCGGGATCATCGTGCTGTCGGGCAATGACGCCTGCGTGGTGCTGGCCGAAGCGCTGAGCCCTGATGGCACTGAGGCGGGGTTTGCCCGCTACATGACCAAACGGGCGCAGGAGATGGGGATGGAGAACTCCACCTTTGCCAATTCCAACGGCTGGCCTGCCGCCGGGCACCGGATGTCGGTGGAGGATCTGGCGATTCTTGCTGAAAAGCTGATCGAGGATTTCCCGCAGTATTACCCGCTGTTTGCCGAGCGGGAGTTTGAATTTGATGGCCGCGCGCCCTCCAATGTGCGCAACCGCAACCCGCTGCTGGGTCTGGGCATCGGCGCGGATGGTCTGAAGACCGGCCACACCTCCGAAGCGGGCTATGGTCTGGTGGGATCCGCCGCGCAGGGCGACCGGCGGGTGATTTTTGTGATCACCGGTCTGGACAGCACCACCGCCCGCGCAGAGGAGGCCGAGGCCCTGGTTAACTGGTCGTTTCGCCAATTTGCCAAAAAAACGGTGGCTAAAGCGGGTGTTCCGGTCGCAGAAGCCGAGGTCTGGCGCGGGGCAGAGGCAACCGTAGGGCTGGTGCCCGCGGAGGATCTGACCGTGCTGCTGCCTGCCCTTGCCGGTCGCGAGATCACTGGCGAGGTGGTCTATACCGGGCCGATTGATGCCCCCATCGAGAAAGGGCAGCAACTGGCCGAACTGGTGCTGCAACCGGATGAGCTGCCGGAGGTGCGGCTGCCGCTGGTGGCGGAGAAGGATATTCCCACCGGTGGCTTCCCGGTGCGGGTGAAGACCGCCGCCGAAGTGCTGGTGAAACGGTTCCTCAGCGGGCCTGAGGCCAGCCAGTGA
- a CDS encoding energy-coupling factor ABC transporter permease: MHIEPGIVDATKIGLSYATAAGAATYAAKETFADLKKTNIVSYALRAMIATVGVFLFFEVLPHFPVGVSEVHFILGSTLFLILGAAPAAFGLAAGLLIQGVFFAPFDLPMYFINLTTLLVPLFALQALAARIIAPGTAYVDLKYSQALALSTAYQGGVVAWVAFWAFYGQGFGGETVTSVLTFGGAYMLVVLIEPIADLAVLAGAKALRGLNGSALVTPRLYNNA, encoded by the coding sequence ATGCATATCGAACCAGGCATCGTTGATGCCACCAAAATCGGCTTGTCTTATGCCACCGCAGCTGGCGCTGCGACTTATGCCGCCAAGGAAACCTTTGCGGACCTGAAAAAGACCAATATCGTATCCTATGCCCTGCGCGCCATGATCGCGACCGTGGGCGTGTTCCTGTTTTTCGAGGTGCTGCCGCATTTCCCGGTTGGCGTCTCAGAGGTGCATTTCATTCTCGGCTCGACGCTGTTCCTGATCCTAGGGGCCGCGCCTGCGGCCTTTGGTTTGGCGGCGGGTCTGCTGATCCAGGGCGTGTTCTTTGCGCCGTTTGATCTGCCGATGTATTTCATCAATCTGACCACCCTCTTGGTGCCACTGTTTGCCCTGCAAGCGCTGGCCGCCCGTATCATCGCGCCGGGCACCGCCTATGTCGACCTCAAGTACAGCCAAGCGCTGGCGCTGAGCACCGCTTATCAGGGCGGCGTGGTGGCCTGGGTGGCATTCTGGGCCTTCTACGGTCAGGGGTTTGGTGGCGAAACGGTAACTTCCGTGCTGACCTTTGGTGGTGCCTATATGCTGGTGGTGCTGATTGAGCCGATTGCCGATCTGGCGGTTCTGGCCGGTGCAAAGGCCCTGCGTGGTCTCAACGGCAGCGCGCTGGTGACACCGCGTCTTTACAACAACGCCTGA
- the cobF gene encoding precorrin-6A synthase (deacetylating) gives MIDLTLIGIGTGNPQHLTLQAVEALNAQDLILIPNKGAGKDDLAGLRQAICAAAIREGDPDHPAPRIVEFDLPVRNEATQDYRQRVDDWHDAIAEIWWQTITAHLPEGGAVGFLVWGDPSLYDSTMRIADRLKTRAKIALRVIPGITSIQALTAAHAIPINTINGPFTITTGRQLRDAGWPEGTETLVVMLDGACSFRSLDPAGLQIWWTAYAGMENEISISGGLEEVSDQIIETRAKARTDHGWIMDIYLLRRD, from the coding sequence ATGATTGACCTTACCCTGATTGGCATCGGCACCGGCAACCCGCAGCATCTGACCTTGCAGGCGGTGGAGGCGCTGAATGCGCAGGATCTGATCCTGATCCCCAATAAGGGCGCCGGGAAGGATGATCTGGCGGGGTTGCGCCAAGCCATCTGCGCCGCAGCGATCCGCGAGGGCGACCCGGACCACCCCGCGCCCCGCATCGTGGAATTCGACCTACCGGTGCGGAATGAGGCGACGCAGGATTATCGTCAGCGGGTCGATGACTGGCATGACGCGATTGCTGAGATCTGGTGGCAGACGATCACCGCCCACCTGCCGGAAGGTGGCGCGGTTGGGTTTCTGGTCTGGGGGGATCCGTCGCTTTATGACAGCACGATGCGCATTGCTGACCGGCTAAAGACGAGGGCCAAGATTGCCCTGCGCGTCATTCCCGGCATCACCTCCATTCAGGCGCTGACGGCGGCGCATGCGATCCCGATCAATACCATCAACGGCCCCTTCACCATCACCACCGGGCGGCAGCTGCGCGATGCGGGCTGGCCGGAGGGGACCGAGACGCTGGTGGTGATGCTGGATGGCGCCTGTTCGTTCCGCTCGCTTGATCCCGCAGGCCTCCAGATCTGGTGGACGGCCTATGCCGGTATGGAAAACGAGATTTCGATCTCCGGCGGGTTGGAAGAGGTCAGCGATCAGATCATCGAGACCCGCGCAAAGGCACGCACGGATCATGGCTGGATCATGGATATCTATCTGCTGCGGCGGGACTAA
- a CDS encoding DNA polymerase III subunit delta': MSKDDAPLRADQTVGAPHPRETQQLFGQAQAEQDFLTAFNSDRLHHGWLLTGPQGVGKATLAWRIAAFLLSQPPAEDAGLFGAPPPATSLDIGMDHPVMHRIQALAEPGLASITRSENDKGKLRDQIVVDDIRALNKFFGLSATDGGRRVVIVDAADDMNTSAANALLKMLEEPPARTTLLLVSHQPLRLLPTIRSRCRLLRFAPLGPEDMQAALTQAGAELPKQADHLAALSNGSVGAALRLLNLGGLQAYSDVVRLLDSLPRLDRQRAMALAEQAAARGGAEKFELLLTLIDTALARLARTGATGTAPQPEAAPQEASVLSRLSPTPQKARAWADLAAQVTARMRHGQAVNLDPAALVLDTVFKMQDTAAR, translated from the coding sequence ATGAGCAAGGATGACGCCCCTCTGCGCGCGGATCAGACAGTGGGCGCGCCCCATCCGCGCGAAACGCAGCAGCTGTTCGGACAGGCGCAGGCGGAGCAGGATTTCCTGACCGCCTTCAACTCGGACCGGCTGCATCACGGCTGGCTGCTGACCGGCCCGCAGGGCGTCGGCAAGGCAACGCTGGCCTGGCGCATTGCGGCGTTTCTGCTATCGCAGCCGCCTGCGGAGGATGCAGGGCTGTTTGGGGCGCCGCCGCCTGCCACCTCGCTGGATATCGGGATGGATCATCCGGTGATGCACCGCATTCAGGCGCTGGCGGAGCCGGGGCTGGCGTCGATTACCCGCAGCGAGAACGACAAGGGCAAGCTGCGCGATCAGATCGTGGTCGATGACATTCGGGCGCTGAACAAATTCTTTGGCCTGTCGGCCACAGACGGCGGGCGCCGGGTGGTGATTGTGGATGCCGCTGACGATATGAACACCAGTGCCGCCAATGCGCTGCTGAAGATGCTGGAAGAGCCACCTGCCCGCACAACCCTGCTGCTGGTGTCACATCAGCCCTTGCGACTGTTGCCGACGATCCGCTCGCGCTGTCGGCTGTTGCGGTTCGCGCCGCTGGGTCCGGAGGACATGCAGGCGGCGCTGACGCAGGCAGGCGCTGAGCTGCCAAAGCAAGCCGACCATCTGGCCGCGCTGTCCAATGGTTCGGTCGGGGCGGCGCTGCGGCTGCTGAACCTCGGAGGCTTGCAGGCCTATAGCGATGTGGTGCGGCTGCTGGACAGCCTGCCCCGGCTGGATCGGCAGCGCGCGATGGCATTGGCGGAACAGGCCGCAGCACGGGGTGGGGCAGAGAAATTTGAACTGCTGCTCACCCTGATTGATACGGCGCTGGCCCGGCTGGCTCGCACCGGCGCCACCGGAACGGCGCCACAGCCGGAGGCCGCCCCGCAGGAGGCGTCGGTGCTGTCGCGGCTTTCACCGACGCCGCAAAAGGCGCGTGCCTGGGCGGATCTGGCAGCGCAGGTCACGGCTCGGATGCGCCACGGTCAGGCGGTGAACCTTGACCCCGCAGCACTTGTCCTAGATACGGTTTTCAAGATGCAGGACACTGCGGCGCGCTGA
- the cobA gene encoding uroporphyrinogen-III C-methyltransferase translates to MSGFVSFVSSGPGDPELLTVKAVKRLEAADAVLFDDLSSGPILTHARADADLVGVGKRAGRPSPKQDHVSRLLVDYAQSGLHVVRLKSGDSGVFGRLEEEITALRQAGIGFEIVPGVTAASAAAAAANIPLTRRMTARRLQFITGHDVTGGLPDNLNMAALADGEATTVVYMGKSTFAALAEKLMEAGLPPQTHALVALGVSTPEQELHCHTVGDLPAALRAMRTTAPVLILYGPLADQPADPAHAGLGAPETG, encoded by the coding sequence ATGAGCGGCTTTGTCTCCTTTGTGTCCTCTGGCCCCGGCGATCCGGAGCTGCTGACCGTGAAGGCGGTGAAGCGGCTGGAGGCGGCGGATGCGGTGCTGTTTGACGATCTGTCCTCCGGGCCGATCCTGACACATGCCCGCGCGGACGCCGATCTGGTGGGCGTGGGCAAACGGGCGGGCCGCCCCTCCCCCAAGCAGGACCATGTGAGCCGGCTGCTGGTCGATTACGCCCAGAGTGGCCTGCATGTGGTGCGGCTGAAATCCGGGGATTCCGGTGTGTTTGGCCGGTTGGAAGAAGAGATCACCGCGCTGCGGCAGGCCGGGATCGGGTTTGAGATTGTGCCCGGCGTCACGGCCGCCTCGGCGGCGGCGGCGGCGGCGAACATCCCGCTGACCCGGCGCATGACGGCGCGGCGGCTGCAGTTCATTACCGGCCATGACGTCACCGGTGGCCTGCCGGACAATCTGAATATGGCCGCCCTTGCCGATGGTGAGGCCACAACGGTTGTCTACATGGGCAAGAGCACCTTTGCGGCGCTGGCGGAAAAGCTGATGGAGGCGGGGTTGCCGCCCCAGACACATGCGCTGGTGGCGCTGGGGGTGTCGACACCGGAGCAGGAGCTGCATTGCCATACAGTGGGGGATCTGCCGGCCGCATTGCGGGCGATGCGGACCACCGCGCCGGTGCTGATCCTCTATGGCCCGCTGGCAGATCAGCCCGCAGATCCGGCCCACGCCGGGTTGGGTGCCCCCGAGACCGGCTGA